One segment of Urocitellus parryii isolate mUroPar1 chromosome 5, mUroPar1.hap1, whole genome shotgun sequence DNA contains the following:
- the Mgp gene encoding matrix Gla protein, protein MKSLLLLTIVAALAVATLCYESHESMESYEINPFINRRNANTFMSPQERWRAKAQERVRERSKPAHEINREACDDFRLCERYAMMYGYNAAYNRYFRQRRGTK, encoded by the exons ATGAAGAGCCTGCTGCTTCTCACCATTGTGGCTGCCTTAGCGGTGGCAACTTTGTGTTATG aatCCCATGAAAGCATGGAATCCTATGAAATTA atcCCTTCATTAACAGAAGGAACGCCAACACCTTTATGTCCCCACAGGAGAGATGGAGAGCTAAAGCCCAAGAGAG GGTCCGAGAGCGCAGCAAGCCTGCCCATGAGATCAATCGGGAAGCCTGTGATGACTTCAGACTGTGCGAACGCTATGCCATGATGTACGGATACAATGCTGCCTACAATCGCTACTTTAGACAGCGTCGAGGGACCAAatga